In a genomic window of Telopea speciosissima isolate NSW1024214 ecotype Mountain lineage chromosome 5, Tspe_v1, whole genome shotgun sequence:
- the LOC122660863 gene encoding uncharacterized protein LOC122660863, whose product MEKQILDFSLVPLGLCSLLAYHIWLLHRIINHPTSTVIGINGINRRVWVRTMMEESSKNGILAVQTLRNNIMASTVLASTAIMLSSVVAIIMANSKARPSDEIVFGIQSELGFWIKFFSILVCFLLAFLFNVQSIRYYSHASILINVPVKKMISPHLMVEYVGRTVNRGSCFWSLGLRAFYFSFPLFLWLFGPIPMFLCCVVLVFMLYFLDVTFDFGGAIGVVDDEEKGREKERER is encoded by the exons ATGGAGAAACAAATCCTTGATTTCTCTCTGGTTCCTTTAGGTCTTTGTTCGCTTCTAGCTTACCACATATGGCTTCTCCATCGAATCATAAATCATCCAACCAGCACTGTTATTGGCATCAATGGCATCAACAGACGCGTATGGGTCCGAACCATGATGGAG GAGTCTTCGAAGAATGGAATTCTTGCAGTGCAGACACTGAGAAACAATATAATGGCATCGACAGTTTTGGCATCTACAGCGATCATGCTTAGTTCAGTGGTTGCTATAATCATGGCTAACTCGAAAGCTCGACCATCGGATGAAATTGTTTTTGGAATCCAGagtgaattagggttttggatcaagttcttctccatcttggtttgttttcttttagCATTCTTGTTTAATGTACAGTCTATAAGATATTATAGTCATGCAAGTATACTGATAAATGTTCCggtgaagaagatgataagTCCACATTTGATGGTAGAATATGTGGGGAGGACAGTTAATCGAGGGAGTTGTTTCTGGTCACTGGGATTAAGGGCTTTTTACTTCTCATTTCCACTGTTTTTGTGGCTCTTTGGTCCTATACCTATGTTTTTGTGTTGCGTTGTGCTGGTTTTTATGCTTTATTTTCTGGATGTAACTTTTGACTTTGGAGGGGCTATTGGTGTTGTTGATGAC Gaagaaaaggggagagagaaagaaagagagaga
- the LOC122663276 gene encoding uncharacterized protein LOC122663276 has translation MEKQILDFSLVPLGLCLLLSYHIWLLHRIIHHPTTTVIGINIINRRLWVRTMMEDTSKNGILAVQTLRNNIMASTVLASTAIMLSSVVAMIMANSKARPSGEIVFGGQSELGLWIKFFSILVCFLLAFLFNVQSIRYYSHASILINVPVKKMISPHLTAEYVGKTVIRGSFFWSLGLRAFYFSLPLFLWLFGPIPMCLCCVLLVFMLYFLDVTYDFGEFVEEELVALHY, from the exons atggagaaacaaATCCTTGATTTCTCTCTAGTTCCATTAGGTCTCTGTTTACTTCTATCTTACCATATATGGCTTCTCCATCGAATCATACATCATCCAACCACCACTGTCATCGGCATCAATATCATCAACAGACGTTTATGGGTCCGAACCATGATGGag GACACTTCCAAGAATGGAATTCTTGCAGTGCAGACACTGCGAAACAATATAATGGCGTCGACAGTATTAGCATCTACAGCAATCATGCTTAGTTCAGTAGTTGCAATGATCATGGCTAACTCGAAAGCTAGACCATCTGGTGAAATAGTTTTTGGAGGTCAAAGTGAATTAGGGTTATGGATCAAGTTCTTCTCAATCttggtttgttttcttttagctttcttgtttaatgtacaatcTATAAGATATTACAGTCATGCAAGTATACTGATAAATGTGCCggtgaagaagatgataagTCCACATTTGACGGCAGAATATGTGGGGAAGACTGTGATTAGAGGGAGTTTTTTTTGGTCACTGGGTTTAAGGGCATTTTACTTTTCTCTTCCATTGTTTTTATGGTTATTTGGTCCTATACCTATGTGTTTGTGTTGTGTTTTGCTTGTTTTTATGCTTTATTTTCTGGACGTTACTTATGACTTTGGAGAGTTTGTTG aggagga GTTGGTAGCATTACACTATTGA
- the LOC122660860 gene encoding salicylic acid-binding protein 2-like, translated as MALSMMMVVVVVVVLLQLLPANGQNPPLCNFNQNPPCPPKPTGLGHIVLVHGAGQGQWFWYKVKPMLEAAGYNVTTVQLGPSVTMAVDSIENVSFWNYSKPLFDLMECLDHKVLLVGHSAGGFNIAVAMDKYPTKILAAVFIAAYMPDTAHTMSYVLDQGAKYPSEWLDTCIMTSGNTTWYFFGDDFLGSKLYQMCPPEDIALMHTQKRPGSFFYNEIAEIQLKNESYGSIDRFYIVTGDDLTVPTDYQYEMITNFPVKEQKLINSSGHEVMLSKPLELSANILDIARQYSSYFVTSNAAGDATWAGSVQMKPKPNSVLRAAWWA; from the exons ATGGCTTTGTcaatgatgatggtggtggtggtggttgtggtgtTGTTGCAGCTCTTGCCTGCCAATGGACAAAACCCACCATTATGCAATTTCAACCAAAACCCACCATGCCCTCCAAAGCCTACAGGGTTAGGTCATATTGTTCTTGTCCATGGGGCAGGCCAAGGACAATGGTTTTGGTATAAGGTTAAACCTATGTTGGAAGCTGCAGGCTATAATGTAACAACAGTCCAACTTGGACCTTCAGTAACCATGGCCGTGGATTCAATAGAAAATGTTTCATTTTGGAATTACTCAAAACCATTGTTTGATCTGATGGAATGCTTAGACCACAAGGTTTTGCTTGTGGGTCACAGTGCAGGAGGTTTCAATATTGCTGTTGCAATGGATAAGTACCCCACAAAGATACTTGCAGCTGTCTTTATTGCTGCCTACATGCCTGATACTGCTCACACCATGTCCTATGTCCTTGATCAG ggaGCAAAGTATCCATCAGAATGGCTTGACACTTGTATCATGACTAGTGGGAACACCACATGGTATTTCTTTGGTGATGACTTCTTGGGATCAAAACTCTATCAAATGTGCCCTCCtgag GACATTGCTCTAATGCATACACAGAAAAGGCCAGGATCATTCTTTTACAATGAAATTGCTGAAATACAACTTAAAAATGAGAGTTATGGCTCAATTGATCGATTCTACATTGTAACCGGAGACGATTTAACAGTTCCAACTGATTATCAATACGAAATGATCACCAATTTTCCGGTGAAGGAGCAGAAGCTGATAAACAGTTCTGGTCATGAGGTCATGCTATCAAAGCCCTTAGAGTTGTCTGCTAATATCTTAGATATTGCTAGACAATATTCCTCTTATTTTGTGACTTCTAATGCTGCTGGAGATGCAACTTGGGCCGGTTCGGTCCAGATGAAACCCAAACCAAATTCAGTCCTGCGTGCTGCTTGGTGGGCTTGA
- the LOC122660861 gene encoding salicylic acid-binding protein 2-like has protein sequence MGSSRKISEMGLSMVVMVVLLQLLLANGNEPPQCNFNLKPSCPPNPTGLGHIVLVHGAGQGQWYWYMVKPILEAAGYNVTTLQLGPSVTMAMDSIENVTFWSYSKPLFDLMECVDHKVLLVGHSAGGLSIAVAMEMYPQKTHGGVFVSAYMPDTSHTMSYVLDMGMKYPQDWEDTCITTSGNETWYYFGDDFLSTRLYEMCPPEVIMLMYTQKRPGSFFNNELAGIQLTNESYGSVDRFYIVTGDDLAVYTEFQREMIANFPVKEKKMIQKSGHEVMLSKPLELSANILDIARQYPSYFETSNAAGDANWVKMKPKLNSIRRGAWWV, from the exons ATGGGTAGTTCTAGGAAGATCAGTGAAATGGGTTTGTCTATGGTGGTGATGGTTGTATTGTTGCAGCTTTTGCTAGCCAATGGAAATGAGCCACCACAATGCAACTTCAACCTAAAGCCTTCATGTCCTCCAAACCCTACAGGTTTAGGTCATATTGTTCTTGTCCATGGTGCAGGCCAAGGACAATGGTATTGGTACATGGTTAAACCCATTTTGGAAGCCGCAGGCTATAACGTAACAACCCTTCAACTTGGACCTTCAGTAACCATGGCTATGGATTCAATAGAAAATGTTACGTTCTGGAGTTACTCAAAACCATTGTTTGATTTAATGGAATGTGTAGATCACAAGGTTTTGCTTGTGGGTCATAGTGCTGGAGGGTTAAGTATAGCTGTTGCTATGGAAATGTATCCTCAAAAGACACATGGAGGTGTCTTTGTCTCTGCATATATGCCTGATACTTCACACACCATGTCCTATGTCCTTGATATG GGAATGAAGTATCCGCAGGACTGGGAAGATACTTGTATTACTACTAGTGGGAACGAGACTTGGTATTATTTTGGTGATGATTTTTTGAGTACCAGACTCTATGAAATGTGTCCCCCTGAG GTTATCATGCTAATGTATACACAGAAAAGGCCAGGATCGTTCTTTAACAATGAATTGGCAGGAATTCAACTTACAAATGAGAGTTATGGTTCAGTTGATCGATTCTACATTGTAACCGGAGACGATTTAGCGGTTTATACCGAATTTCAACGTGAAATGATCGCGAATTTTCCggtgaaagagaagaagatgatacAAAAATCTGGTCATGAAGTCATGCTATCGAAGCCTTTAGAGTTGTCTGCTAATATCTTAGATATTGCTAGACAATATCCCTCTTATTTTGAGACTTCTAATGCTGCTGGAGATGCAAATTGGGTCAAGATGAAACCAAAACTAAATTCAATCCGACGCGGTGCCTGGTGGGTCTGA